Part of the Sphaerochaeta associata genome is shown below.
AGCATCAACATCGCGATGATGATCATTTTCCTCAGCTTCATTTTGGGAAGACTTTTCCCCCAGCCCCAGTATGCCAACACCCTGCTTCGACTGGTGCTCTACCTCCTTGTAATTCTCCTGTTTCAGAGATTTTTACAACCCATGTACCAATCAATCGTCGACAACTGGCCGATTTTCTCCGCCTTGGTCATCTGCATTTTTCTGAACCTTTCCTATTACTTCTCTGTCACAACCAATATCAAGGACACGCTCGCAACCAACAAATGGCCGCTGCTGCTATTGGTCGGTCTGTCTATTGTTGCGTACGGAACCGTTTTCTACTCCATGAAAAAGTTCTTGACCATGCATGCTCTGGAAATTGAAAACATGAAAATCCAGAAAGAGACAGGACGGCTGTACGAAGCTGCCCTGCAGATGGAAAAACATGCAAACTATGACATGCTGACAGGACTTCCCAACCGAAGATTCTTCTTTGAGCGATTGGAGCACATCGTCAAGCACAGTCAAGGCTCGCAAACGTTTGCAGTCCTCTATATCGATTTGGATGGCTTCAAGTCCATCAATGATACCTTTGGTCACCAACACGGGGACAAGGTCCTGATGGAGGTGGGAAATCGATTGTCTCACTGCATTCGTGAAACAGATTTTGTCGCCCGACTCGGGGGCGATGAATTTGCAGTAATCACATCCGACTTTGAAGGCCAATCCAAGGTAGAGCAATTTGCCAGGAGAGTACATGCAGTGCTCCAGGAAACCATCGACATCGACACATTCCCGTGCTCGGTAAATGCCTCCATTGGTGTTGCCATCCATCCCGATGCCGGCTCGGACAGCGAAACCCTGCTGCGAGCTGCCGATGCTGCGATGTATGAGGTCAAACGAACCGGCAAGGGTGGTATTAAAATATCGGCAGTAAAGTGAAACAGCCAAACTAATTACCATGAAATTCCGAACGCCAGTGAATACGGAGAAAACGAGGCTTCAAGGTCCTGCTTCCCTATCCTTGCATGCAGGAGGGGAATTCCAAGACCCACTGCAGTCCCGATCAAGGCCCCTGCAAGAACATCGGTCATGAAGTGACTGCCGCTTGCAACCCTGAGCAGAGCCGTCGCCGTGGCAAGCGTGTAGGAAACCACGGCCACCGGGACCTTCCACACCGAGTCAGGGTGGTAGGAGGCAAAGACCGAAGAGGCAAAAGCAGCACCGGCGAAGGCCATGGTAACATGGCCTGAAGGGAATGAATCATAGGCATCACCTTCGGTCACCTCGCGTAGGGGATAGTCATCGAAATACAGGAAAGGCCGGGCTCTGGGTATGCATAGCTTCCCAAGCTCCTTCAAACCGTAGGCGGCCAACATCGCCTGTGCATACATGACACCGATGGTCACATATTCGCTTGCCGGCTCAGCAAGCAACAATGCAGGGGCCAGGACTGATGCAGCTACAAACAGGGTTCCTGCGGTATCCAGCGATTCCGAGTATGGAAGCATGACCGATCGATCGAAGGCATTCACCTTCGTCGATGGAGTTGCCTGGACCATTGCAGTGCATACCAAGAAGAGTCCCAAAAGAGCTGTGGCTTTTCTCATACCCTGCCCCGCTTTGCAACCGCGGCTCTGAACAAAAATACAAGGGCGGAGCCCAAGAGAACGCCTCCAAGCACATCAGTAAACAATGAACCCCGCTGTAGAGCCTACCCAGCACGGTAATGAGCATGACCAGGATGGATAAACCTTGCAAAACGATTCTAAGGCGCTTGCTTGATACGAAGTGTTGGTATTCAATTGAGGCAGAGCCCATGATACACAGCACAATCATGGTATGGCTCGACGGGAAGGATGCCTCCAATTGCTTTGTGAGCAATAGGGGACGGTAGTTGATCACGACTGTTTCAAACAACAGGTATAACACAATGACCAAAAGATAGAAGGCGCCCAGTATCAGGAATGAGACATCGACGTGCCCTTTGATCAGCTGCAGCAACCCCGCTGCAGCAAAACCGAAGGCGGTAAGCAAA
Proteins encoded:
- a CDS encoding GGDEF domain-containing protein; the protein is MDELISNLLRGSVSSVMYVVLLFTLTKSRFGQKTTILVAIFVFAINMTSTLWFYLYGDLTSLSRFTLLLFIVIGLAMKPLTRQSLMQWSFTFLTSINIAMMIIFLSFILGRLFPQPQYANTLLRLVLYLLVILLFQRFLQPMYQSIVDNWPIFSALVICIFLNLSYYFSVTTNIKDTLATNKWPLLLLVGLSIVAYGTVFYSMKKFLTMHALEIENMKIQKETGRLYEAALQMEKHANYDMLTGLPNRRFFFERLEHIVKHSQGSQTFAVLYIDLDGFKSINDTFGHQHGDKVLMEVGNRLSHCIRETDFVARLGGDEFAVITSDFEGQSKVEQFARRVHAVLQETIDIDTFPCSVNASIGVAIHPDAGSDSETLLRAADAAMYEVKRTGKGGIKISAVK
- a CDS encoding phosphatase PAP2 family protein, with product MLPYSESLDTAGTLFVAASVLAPALLLAEPASEYVTIGVMYAQAMLAAYGLKELGKLCIPRARPFLYFDDYPLREVTEGDAYDSFPSGHVTMAFAGAAFASSVFASYHPDSVWKVPVAVVSYTLATATALLRVASGSHFMTDVLAGALIGTAVGLGIPLLHARIGKQDLEASFSPYSLAFGISW